The stretch of DNA GTATTAATCTTGAAGATATTAAAGCTCCAGAATGTTTTATTATAGAAGAAAAATTAAAATCTTTAATGGATATACCGGTCTTTCATGACGATCAGCATGGAACGGCGATTATTACCGCCGCAGGGCTAATAAATGCTGCGTATCTTACTAATCGCAAGCTTGAAGATCTAAAAATCGTAGTTAACGGAGCAGGTGCAGCAGCTATTGCTTGCATTGATTTATTAATTGCTCTTGGAGCCGATAAATCAAAGATTATTTTATGTGATACTAAAGGTGTTGTTTACAAAGGACGCCTAGAAGGTATGAATAAATGGAAAGAGCTATATGCAAGCGATACCAAGTTTAGGACTTTAGCGGAAAGCTTAAATAATGCTGATGTATTTATAGGGTTATCGGTAAAAGGAGCAGTAACTAAAGATATGGTGAGTCAAATGGCAAATAATCCGATTATTTTTGCTATGGCTAACCCTGATCCGGAAATTACTCCGGAAGATATAAAACTTGTGCGAGATGATGCGATTATAGCAACAGGGCGATCTGATTATAATAATCAGATTAATAATGTTATAGGATTTCCTTATATTTTTAGAGGAGCATTAGACATAAGAGCTAAGACTATTAATACGGAAATGAAAATAGCTGCAGCAAAAGCTATTGCAGATTTAGCCCGTAGACCTGTACCGGAAGAGGTGTATAAAGCTTACTCAGGGCGTAAGATGGTTTTTGGTAAGGAATATATCATTCCCGTACCGTTTGATCCTCGTTTAATTACCATAGTAGCAGCGGCGGTTGCCGTTGCTGCAATAGAAAGCGGCGTTGCTAGGGTTAAAGATTTTAATATAGGTAAATATAAGAAAGAATTAGGTAGCAGATTAAACCCTACTGCTAACTATATGAATTTCTTAGCTGAAAAAATTCATAATGCACCGCTTAAACGGATTGTTTTTGCTGAAGGTGAAGAAGAAGAAGTAATTTCTGCCGCTCTTATGATGCGAGACGAGAAATATGGTCATCCGATTATAATTGGCCGTGTTGAACGAATTGAGGCTACGTTAAAAAAGATAGGTCAAGATATTAGCTTAGACGGAATTCAAATAATGAATGCCGCTCTAAGTGATAGCCTAGAGAAATATGTTGATTATTTATATAAAAGACTTCAGAGAAAAGGTTATTTATATCGTGATTGTGCTAAACTTGTTAAAACTGATAAGAATATTTTTGCTGCTTGTATGGTAGCATGCGGTGACGGTGATGCTCTTTTAACCGGTGTTACGAAAAGTTATATCGATAGTTTAGAAGATATCATGAAAGTAATTTCACCAAAACCTAATCGTAGAATCCTTGGCTATTCAATTATGATTGCTAAAGATAATAATATTATTATTGCCGATAATTGTATTACCGAATATCCAAACAGCTGGGAACTTGCACAAATAGCAACCCAAACTGCAGAAATTGCTAAAAATATGGGAATCACTCCTCGTGTTGCACTTCTTTCTTTTTCAACATTCGGTAATTCTTCTAAGGAAAAAACAGCTCGTATTCGTGAAGCAGTAAATATACTAGATAATTTTAGCGAAGATACAGAAGGGCTGAGCGGCATGAAAGTAGATTTTGAATATGACGGAGAGATGTCGGTTAAGGTGGCTTTAGACGGTGATTTACGTAAATTATATAAATTTTGTAGATTATCAGGATCTGCAAATGTATTAATTATGCCTGGTTTAAATTCAGCTGCTATTTCTACTGAATTATTACAAGAATTTTCATCAAACAGCTTTATAGGTCCTATAACAAACGGTTTTGAAAAACCCGTTCAAATACTTCAAGCTACAGCAACAGCTAATGAAATACTAAAAATAGCAACTTTTGCTTGCGTTGAAGCTATAAAAGAGGTTTAATTACTATATCTTTAAAATCAATTAACTTGTGAGAGGTAAAGTGGCTTCGATTACAGAACTTCATAAAAATGTACAAGAAATTACAAAAGATTTATGAAAACATGAGCCTCAAATACCTGATACCACTAAAAAACCGCTAGCTTCTAGAGAAAATTTTGAAGATCTAATACATTCTGATTTAGGAAAATCTACTCAAAATAAACAGCTTTCTTTTGATGAAGAGTTAAAGAAAAAGGTTCAAAGCAGACAAGTAAAGGATTCTTCCGAGCAGCAAACAAAGGTTACAGAAGAAAAAATAGATAATCATGCAAAACGTTTAGAAGAATTAAAGCAAACACAGAAAAAATTAGAACAAAGAAAAACAGAGCTTGAAGTAAAAAAAGCCGATTCTAATATTACTAGAGAAGAAAGATGGAAAATTGTTGCAGAATTGGAATCTATTAATAACCGATTGAAAGCTATAAAAAAGTTTGATAATAAAAATAAACGCTTAACTCCTACAAAAAGAGAACCGACAGCTGCAGATTTACAGCAACAAGGAAACATTAGTAGCTATAAAACGTATGAAAGAAGAGAAGATAAAACAGCAGCAAGCAGAAGCTGTTAATCAATCTTCAAAAAATACTCCAACTATGTCTAGCGGTACTATACCGATGCCGCCTCCAATGCCTGGAATTGGTATCCCTATTCCCCCACCTATATCAATTCCAAAGACTATAAAAAAAGAGGCGAAAGATATTGGTAAACAAATGCCTCAAGGAGGGGATAAGCATAAAGAAGAACTAGCAAAAGCTATGAAAGCACGAAGAGAAAAAATAGAGACAGGCAGAGGAAGGTAATTATTATAGTATCATAATGGCTCTTTTTTCAAATTTGATCATAAAATGAGCTATTAGGCTCTATGAAGATTTCTAAAAAGATTTAATTTTGGTTATTTTTTGCTGCAAATTATAAGATTTTTTTGAGATAGGAGTAGCTATTCCTTCAAAAATCTTATTAATTTTCGTTAAAAAATACCTCAAAATAGCAAATCAATTAGAAATCTTCATAGAGCCTAGCGAATTAGAACGATTTTACAATTTAATTGCAGTTTAGCCCAAATTTTATCTGCAGTATATATAGGATAGCCTGTAATTAATCCTAGACTAATGCAAGCTCTGTTGCCAAGAGATAAACCAAATTGTTCTGTTTCTTTCTTTAAGCGTCTAATTTCTATAGCTTGATCAAAATCTAAAGCTACAATTTTATTTATTGAAGCTAAGATCATTTCTTTACTTTGAATAAAAGATATGTTCAATTTTTTATCTAGTTCTGCTACTACCTCTGCTATATTTACTGTAGACATAATAGATAACGGTAATAATTCTTCGACCTTGTCACTACCGATTTCTGAGTTAAATAATGCAAGTAAAGCAGATGAATCTAAAATATATTTATTCATTATTAAATTCCTTTCTTCTTGATTCAATTAAAGAGTCAACTAATGATATGTTATCTTTATTTCTAGATTTTACTAATGCTTGAAATTCTTTAATTTTATTTTTTATAGGAATCAATGTTAATTCTTTATCAAGTGTTAGCATTAACTGATCTCCTGAAGAAAGATGTAATTGATCACGAATTTTTGCAGGAATATTTATTCTGCCATTTTCAGATATAGTAACTTTATATTCTAAGTGTATATTTTTAAAATAGTTAAAAATTAAATATATACCAAATATAAAATATTATAATTAAAACTACAATAGTAAAATAAATAAAATATTTCTATATTGAACCTAATATTGTTATCATTGGAAGAAAATATTATATGTCTAATTCAGCTTTTTTAGTTGCATTTTTTACAACGATTATCCGTTATTATGATTATGCTCTATTCGGTTTATCGGCTAGTATTCTTGCACAAAATTTCTTACCTAATATAGAGCAGGATAAACAACTACTCGGTTTTTTTGCCATTCTTAGTACAGCCGTTATAGTACGACCTTTAGGGTCTTTAATTTTTGGATTTATCGGAGATAAATACGGACGTACTAAATCTATCAAGATATCAATGTTCATAAGTAGCATTTCTACCGGATTAATTGCTATTACTCCTTCCTTTGAGATGATAGGTATTTTTGCTACGGTAATACTCACATTATGTCGAATGGTTTTTTTAGCAAGCCTTGCCGGAGAAGTTGACGGAATAAAGGTTTATGTAGCTGAAAAAACAGGAGATAATCAAAAAAATTTAAATATAGGAATAGTGTCGTGCTGTAGCCAAATAGGTGCATTACTTGCGGCTATAGCTTATTATTATGCTAGTAATTCTAGTATCGGATATTTATGGCGTTTTAATTTCTTTATCGGTGCAATATTTGGTTTATTTGCTATTTTGATGAGAAATTTTTTTAAAGAGAGTAGCGAGTTTTTAAGAACGTCATCAAAAAGTACCGTGCAACAAATTATAAAAGATAATAAACTATCCTTTATAATAGCATTATTAGTAAACGGTGCTATTGGAGGAGTGTATCACTTTTTAGTAATTTTCTTGGGAGTTTTTTTAACAAAAATAGCTTTTATAAATCATCCTGAAATAAGGTTTATGAATATAGCTCTTACTACTACCTATGGAATATCAGCCGTTTTTGCAGGGCTGCTTGCCGATAAAATAAACCCTTTAAGACAGATTACGTGGGCTTTATTTGCTAGCATTATTGTTGCTTTAGGAATGCAAATAATGTTATACAAACAAATATTTAATATTCTCTGTCCCGTTATATTAATAGGGCTTGCAGCATTTTATGCAGTACCGCTACAAATTATTGTTCAATCTTTGTTTAAGACTAATGTTAAAATGAGGCTTTATAGTCTATCACATTCTTTTGGAGGTATTATTCTATCCTCAACTACTCCTTTCTTTAGTATGTTGTTGTGGCAAAATTTTAAGTCACTATCTCTAACTTTAAGCTTTTTCATATTTTTGCTTATAATATTAATTAGTACAGTGTTGGTTTTACGTAGGATGTCATCCTTGTAAAAGGGTTGTGTTGCCTGGATCGAAAAATGTGCTCTATGTCATCCCCGCGAAAGCAGGGATCCAGAAAAATAACCTTAATATTACTATAAAAACTACATATGTGGTAAAATAAATATATAAAAAACTAGTTTTTTATATATTTTACTGGATTCCCGCGTCGAAACTTGTAGTTTCTTCTCGCAATGACGGAAAAATCGATCCACGCAACAATGCCACGCGGGAATGACATAACAGGATCCATGTAACAACACCTCGCAAAAGCAAGAATGACATCAATTGCCTTTTAGATGTTTCTTCCGTCTTTACTGCGACCTGTAGGTTTTATGCTAGAACTACTTGAAGATTTGGATCTTTGCTGTGCCTGTGTTCCAATTTGCTTCGCTTCTTTTGCTAAGTTTTCAAATTTGTCTTTTAAGTTTTTTATATTACCTTTTAGCTTTAAATCGTGAGTTATTTTGTTAATATTCAATTTTTCAGGAGTTGGATTATATATAGGCTCTTTAGATTGAGTATGTTTAGAATGTTCTATTGCAAATTTTATACGAGGTCTTATTAATTCATTCTCTTTCCCTGTACCTTTCTGTGTTTCTTCCTCCCATTTATCCCATTCCTCAGGTGAGGTCCAGTATCTTGTTATTTTACTATCAAAGCCTTTTTCAAATTTGTTTATTAAATTTTTGGTGCTATTCTCTTTAAATTTCTTTACCTCGATTTTCAAACTCAAAATTTTTCTTAGGAGTTATATAGTCAGATTGAGTATTTTCATGTTGTTTTTCTACAGTCTATTTCTTTTCTTCTGTCCAGTATTTTTTAATTTTGCTGTCAGAGTCTGCTTCAAATTTTGCTATTCTATCTTTTATACCGGTAACTGCTCCTGTAGATATTGTAGGTTGATCTTGGGTTGATTGCTTAGTGTGTTTCGGAGTCGTCTTTTTAGATAATTCATAAGTAAAAGATTCTAAACGAGATAAACTCTTTTGAACTTTTTCTATATTGGAATTTAAATATTCTATTTCAGGTCCTTTATATTCTATTATATTTTTTAATGTGTTATTAATTTCTACAAAAGATTCTTTAATCTCTTTATTAAACTTATCATCACTATTACTTATCTTACTGCAATTAGTAGAAATTTTTTGAAGCTTATCTAATATATTATTAATTTTCTCATCTTTTTGAGAAGTCGATACCATACTTGCTAAAAAGTCACTTCTTCCTAAATTTCTATTAACATTACTTAAATATAGAGGTATGGTAGAGGCTTTAGTATAATCTTGCGGAAATTTATCAATCTCTTCTTTAAATCTCTTTAAGAACTTTATTGTATCACCGAATATAGGATGAGTATTCCAGGAAAGAGCAGGTGGAGTTGATATTGCTTCCTGCATTGGATGAGTTATTGCCTCAACTTGTTTTGGGGATGTATCTTTAGATAGCTTTTCATTTTGTAGCTCAGATATATAATCATCTACTGCCTCTTTTAACCTATTTAAAACATTTCCAGCACCATAAGATTTTTGGAAAGGAGCTGGCATTCCCTCATCATCCCATTCTAAAGAGTTATCGTCAATTATATCTAAACTTGTATCATCTCAGTTTAAAGTATGTATTCTATGTTCAGTACGCGGATCAGTTAGCTTATAGTAATTTTTATTTAACAAACGAGGATCACGTGAATTTTCACTCTTTTCATATTCCTTAATTTCTTCAAATATACCTAGTGTCTTATAAATATTATCTATTTCTTCTTGAGTAAGTCTTTCATTGTTTACTTCTTTTTGTTGGATAGATTTTTGTAGTTCTTTTGTTGCCGTTAACTTATCTTGTGCTGTATTTGAATTTGATAAAATTTTTGCTTGTGCTAAATGAAGAGCTTCAATTAAATTAGTAGAGCCACTTTTTCCAAATGTGGTAGATAATTCTTCTTGGCTTGAACCGATTCCTGAATCAATAGAAGAAGATCTAGAAACGGTATTAGATTTAGGATTAATATTTGCCTGTTGTACATACGATTTGCCAGCAGCTCTTAATATTTTATCAGTGAATTGTTCTAGTTCATTGAATGAGTTTTCTAGTTTGGCAAAAAGTTCTGTTGAGGAATGTACTATTGCCGGTGATAACTTAGGTATAGAATCTTCAGGTATAGTTTCTAAAGAAGGAGAATATTTACCTGTTTCTTTTTGTAGTACCGATTCATTTTGCTTTATTAAATTTGATATATTTTTAAATTTATTTGCTAATTCTTCAGATAATATATCAAGCTTGTTATTGTTATTACTTCCGGCATATAAGACTAGAGTCTCCTTTATATTTTGCGAGATATTATCTGCATGATCTATTAATAACATCTTATATTGCAAATCTAATTCGCTTGAATTATTAGTATTACGGAAGTAATTTTTATTTACTGATATACTTTTTTGCTGAGTATATTTTTAGAAGCTTCTATAAGTTCTTTTCCCTCTTTCTCTTCTTTATTTTTTAACTTCTCAAATAAATTTTGTAAACCATCTGAAAAATCCCCGGCATTATCAAGGTATAAAAATTTACTTCTTATAATCTCTTGTGCTTTTTGATTAGAAGTTTGTTGAACTTTTTATTTCTCTTGCATTGCTCCTAGAATGATATTTTTATCTAATGAATTAATCACATCATAAAAATTTTTCATTTCATCTAATTTTTCTCTAGGTTCTTTTATTTTTTGTAATCTTTCTCTTAATTCTTGAAATTTATCCCATTCATATTGTTCAAGAAAAAATTCCTCTATTTTTGTTAGTATTAGGGCTTCCTCCACTACTCAGGATTTTATTTCTAGCTGCCTGTAATCTAGATGGTTGATGAGAGTTGATATTATTAATCAAATCTAAAATTTCTTTTGATGTCTTATTAAATTCTTCATTATTAGTTGGATTTTTGATTGTTTCTTGAACTGCTTCCCTTAACTTTATTATCTCTTTTTTAAGGCTAAGCTCTACTTTTTGTTGACCGTGTGTTATAGCTTGTTCGTTTTCTTGTGAGGTAAGTACTTTTTTATCTTGCTGTATATTTAAGCTCTTTTTCCCTACTTTCTGAACAACTTCTTCCATCAATTGCAATAGATTAATATTGCCCTTTACTTCTAGCCCTTGCTCATTAGTGACCGGTAATGAATTACTTAGTCTTAATAATTCTGAAAAATCTGAAGGGGATATTAGGACATCAAGTTGAGTCTTTGCTTTTCTACCTTTTTCGTCTTCCTTAAAGCCTTCAACTTTACCAATACTAAATAGGTAGGTTTTTTAAATAAATTTCTTTCTTACCACCCTGTATATTTTTATCATTTGCTACTTTGAAGTTAGCTTGTTGTTGAGAAACATACGGTCCCGGTTTTCTAGGGTCTATTTTGTTTATTAGAGCTTCTATAAAATTAGTTGTACATGTTATAGCTAGTTTATCTGTTTCTAAAATATTATTTAAATTAGTATTTTTTATTAAATAAAGATTTCTTATTAGCCGGTCTAATTCATTCTTATGTTTCATAATTTTCCTCTATTAATAAAAATAAACCAAACTGTAATACCATTTATGTTAAATTAACAATACTAATAATCAGTATTAATTCAATATTTTAAATTTTATTGCATTTGTGCTTCAATAATATAATTTTATCATTATCATTTATTTCACCGTCTCAATGAGTTTTTTAACTCCCTCGACTGATTTATCAAATAGTGCTTTTTCCTCTGCGGTTAACTGTAGTTCTATTACTTTTAGGACACCTTCTTTACCGATAATAATAGGCACTCCGACATATAAATCATGTACACCGTACTCGCCTTGTAAATAAGCGGCACAAGTTAGAATTTGACGTTTATCTTTTAAATATGATTCAAGCATTTCTATTGCTGAGGCTGCGGGGGCATAATAAGCAGAGCCTGTTTTAAGTAATGCAACAATCTCACCGCCGCCGTTTCTAGTACGATCGATTATTTTCTCAATACGCTCATTACTTGATAAGCCCATTTTTATCAGGTCGGGTATCGGCACGCCTGATATTGTAGAATATCTTGCAAGAGGTACCATAGCATCACCGTGACCGCCGAGAACCGTGCTATTAACATTGCTAACCGATACTTTAAACTCTTCAGCAAGAAAAAGATTAAATCTTGATGAGTCAAGTACCCCCGCCATACCGATTACTTTATTATGAGGTAACCCACTTTCT from Rickettsia helvetica encodes:
- the mdh gene encoding malate dehydrogenase; its protein translation is MKKNPKISLIGSGNIGGTLAHLISLREIGDIMLFDVAEGVPQGKALDLMQAGTILGSDIKIKGSNDYKDIEGSDAIIITAGLPRKPGMSRDDLISVNTNIMKDIAQNIKKYAPNAFVIVITNPLDVMVYVMLKESGLPHNKVIGMAGVLDSSRFNLFLAEEFKVSVSNVNSTVLGGHGDAMVPLARYSTISGVPIPDLIKMGLSSNERIEKIIDRTRNGGGEIVALLKTGSAYYAPAASAIEMLESYLKDKRQILTCAAYLQGEYGVHDLYVGVPIIIGKEGVLKVIELQLTAEEKALFDKSVEGVKKLIETVK
- a CDS encoding type II toxin-antitoxin system VapC family toxin, whose translation is MNKYILDSSALLALFNSEIGSDKVEELLPLSIMSTVNIAEVVAELDKKLNISFIQSKEMILASINKIVALDFDQAIEIRRLKKETEQFGLSLGNRACISLGLITGYPIYTADKIWAKLQLNCKIVLIR
- a CDS encoding MFS transporter → MSNSAFLVAFFTTIIRYYDYALFGLSASILAQNFLPNIEQDKQLLGFFAILSTAVIVRPLGSLIFGFIGDKYGRTKSIKISMFISSISTGLIAITPSFEMIGIFATVILTLCRMVFLASLAGEVDGIKVYVAEKTGDNQKNLNIGIVSCCSQIGALLAAIAYYYASNSSIGYLWRFNFFIGAIFGLFAILMRNFFKESSEFLRTSSKSTVQQIIKDNKLSFIIALLVNGAIGGVYHFLVIFLGVFLTKIAFINHPEIRFMNIALTTTYGISAVFAGLLADKINPLRQITWALFASIIVALGMQIMLYKQIFNILCPVILIGLAAFYAVPLQIIVQSLFKTNVKMRLYSLSHSFGGIILSSTTPFFSMLLWQNFKSLSLTLSFFIFLLIILISTVLVLRRMSSL
- a CDS encoding AbrB/MazE/SpoVT family DNA-binding domain-containing protein, with the protein product MHLEYKVTISENGRINIPAKIRDQLHLSSGDQLMLTLDKELTLIPIKNKIKEFQALVKSRNKDNISLVDSLIESRRKEFNNE
- a CDS encoding NADP-dependent malic enzyme encodes the protein MDEMNKINYAEALKYHEKDKPGKIAISATKSLVTQQDLSLAYSPGVAAPCLEIAKNLEDIYKYTAYGNLVAVISNGTAVLGLGNLGAAASKPVMEGKAVLFKKFADIDAIDLEVNTEDPEEFINAVKYLSYSFGGINLEDIKAPECFIIEEKLKSLMDIPVFHDDQHGTAIITAAGLINAAYLTNRKLEDLKIVVNGAGAAAIACIDLLIALGADKSKIILCDTKGVVYKGRLEGMNKWKELYASDTKFRTLAESLNNADVFIGLSVKGAVTKDMVSQMANNPIIFAMANPDPEITPEDIKLVRDDAIIATGRSDYNNQINNVIGFPYIFRGALDIRAKTINTEMKIAAAKAIADLARRPVPEEVYKAYSGRKMVFGKEYIIPVPFDPRLITIVAAAVAVAAIESGVARVKDFNIGKYKKELGSRLNPTANYMNFLAEKIHNAPLKRIVFAEGEEEEVISAALMMRDEKYGHPIIIGRVERIEATLKKIGQDISLDGIQIMNAALSDSLEKYVDYLYKRLQRKGYLYRDCAKLVKTDKNIFAACMVACGDGDALLTGVTKSYIDSLEDIMKVISPKPNRRILGYSIMIAKDNNIIIADNCITEYPNSWELAQIATQTAEIAKNMGITPRVALLSFSTFGNSSKEKTARIREAVNILDNFSEDTEGLSGMKVDFEYDGEMSVKVALDGDLRKLYKFCRLSGSANVLIMPGLNSAAISTELLQEFSSNSFIGPITNGFEKPVQILQATATANEILKIATFACVEAIKEV